The genome window ACGCGATAGGTGCCCTTGACGCCTCGGTAATCGGCCAGTCCGCTTGCTACTGAGAGGCCGGCGCCGGTGAGGACGACTGTTGAGGGGGGTAGGCctgatgggggtgggttgtGGAAGAACTCTTggagggcggtgatggcgccggggagggtggatgctgatggggggatgatgtttggtggtgggaggagatcTCGGTAGGGGATTCGCATGAATGAGGTTGGCATTGTTGGGTGGGAATAGATGAGACTAGATGAGACTAGGTGAGACTAGATCCAATGAGACTACAACCAAGATGGAGACGGGAGATGTAACCGAGATATCAGATCTTTTGATATTTAGCTGATAAAAGACGTCATGACATCAAATGGAAAGATGCGGCTGAAGACACGGCACTTCCCACCACTTCCCCCAGAATGTGAAGTGCGGGGCAGAGCTTAGCGTCCTTCGCTTGGCTGCTTAGCTGCTGTGGGATTCCGTTGAATCCCTGTTAGATGGCGCTAATCCAGGAATGCAGCCATCTTCAGGGCACTGCAATTGGGGATGCAGCTTTGAGTGGTCGGTGGTGCGATGTCGGGCCATTCTTTTCGAGCACCTCATTCTCATGTGGGTGTCCaccactttttttttttttttcagatCCTAAAAGTTTGAAATAAGCAGttctcttcttgttgatACTCACCTTTTGTGTTAATTTCTTTCGTGTTTTATCGGTCGATAAGTGACATTTTGTTTCATTCTCTTCCTCTCGCTCCCTAAAGTCGCTCCATTATCAACCGACCCACCGACCGACCTCTCCGAAGAAGCCGTTATTTACAATATTTGCCATTGAACACGATTACTGGGGCGGTTCAAGACGCAATATCAACTCTCTCTCACCTCCTGTAACCCCAGATGCTCGGCTGTAGGCCATGTCCGGGATTGCGCATTTGTGCGACGACGTCTCCGGTAGCAGCGTCGTCACGGCTCCGTCTAACAAGACAGGCACGGAGCTATCATCCTCCATTATTATTTCAATTTAGCCCGAGAACACATCACCCACTtcggccaccaccaccacccctacAACGACGCGTGTACTACACTGCCCTCTCCCCAGCCTCCAGGGTGGCCTTTTCCGACCGTTCTTTACATCCCaattcctccttctccacaaCAGACAATTACTTCTCTacaacaagaccaacaaCGTCGTCATCGCCACCACAATCACCCCTGAAAATGGGTCAACAACACCGCACTCACGCCGGCCACAGtcacggccaccaccaccaccaccacgacaacatctacctcacctcccaaaaCAAATCCGACGCCGGCGTCCGCATCACCAGAATAGGCCTCTATTCCAACCTCGGCATGGCCATCGCCAAAGGCCTAGGAGGCTACGCCTTCAACTCCCAATCCATGGTCGCCGACGCCTGGCACTCCCTCACCGATTTGGCGTCTGACGTCCTCACCCTCGCGACCGTGTCCTGGTCCCTCCGCCCACCAACGGCCAACTTCCCGATGGGCTTTGGAAAAGTCGAGAGTCTCGGCTCGCTGGGGGTGTCTAGCATGTTGCTTTTTGGAGGAATATTCATGTGCATGTCCAGCTGCGAGACTCTCTACGCTCACATAATGTTGGATCCCGCCGCGGCGGCAGAGGCGCTGTCACATGGACAtggtcatcaccatcatgggcatgggcatgggcatagtcatggaggaggagcgccgAGTCTACACGCTGCTTGGCTTGCGGCTGGTACGGTGGCTGTTAAGGAGTGGTTGTATCATGCCAGTGCGTATAtgtccccttccccctccccccctccctttcccatcccgGCACTGACcaacctttttttccccgTGCAACAGCAATGAAAGTAGCCCGCGAAAGAAAATCCTCCGTCCTGGCGTCAAACGCGGTACATCACAGGGTTGACTCTTTAACCGGCATCGTAACCCTCCTTGCCATCCTCGGAGCGAACTTTTTGTCGAATGCGGCCTGGCTTGACCCCGTCGGCGGGCTGTTGATCTCTTTACTTGTCATCAAAGCTGGGTTGAGCAATACACTCTCTGCGCTGTACGAGCTCGCTGATCGGTCTATTGATGAGGAAGTTCGCAGTTCGATCAAGTCACAGGTTTCAAAGAGTATTGGAGAGCTAGGGGAGTCGGGAAACGTGGAGTTGACGGACGTGAGCGGGGTCAAGTCGGGGCAGAACTATCTTGTTGATTTGGAGCTGGGGGTTCCGGGGGATTGGACGGTGGAGCAGGTGAGACaagtggaggagaaggttaGGGAAAGGGTCggggggaaggtgaggggggtgaggagggttagAGTGAGGTTTGTTCCTACAGGGctggaagggggaagggggctgggggaggagtttATTGCTGGGGAGGTTAGTGCTAGGAGTAGTCCTgagcccgaggaggaggggaatgggCATGATCATGGGCATGAGCATAAGAAGGAGTTGTAAAGGGGAAAGGTGGGGAGGAGTATTGTATGGCATGACAACAGCAGGCTGGGGAAAGAATGGGGGCGGCTGGAATACTCGCCCACTGAAGGCCTGGGTTACTTGCACATATTTGTTTGCTTTTACTTTTACTGTACTTAGTTACTAGATTTACATAGCAGGACACAGCTGACAAACAGAACATGAAAAATTTGATACCCTAACCGCAACTGTACACAAGCAAGCATGGGTGATATTGAGCATGGGATTGACACTACCGGTACAGCTAATCATGAACGCGATTCATCTTCGGAGATGAGCAACTGTGAGCTCGATCTATTCTGATGTCCAGCTCCCAAAATGCTTCTTCAGATCAATGACACACAAGCACACGCGCAGGCAAACGTCATTCTTGTCCCACCAAGCAAGGCCTTCCCCCTGTCACGTCCAAGCACATGGCATTCAGGGACACACCCTTCACAACAAGAGAGTAGATAAACCAAGCCTCTCATTTCAGGGGCTACCCAGGTACATATCGACAGCTACAGCTActcaacaaacccccaaTCCCACATCCCATACCCCATGACCCCATAACCCCATAATCCCATAATCCCATAATCCCATACTGCCTTCTACCCCCTAATCAACA of Podospora pseudopauciseta strain CBS 411.78 chromosome 7 map unlocalized CBS411.78m_7, whole genome shotgun sequence contains these proteins:
- the MMT2 gene encoding mitochondrial metal transporter (EggNog:ENOG503NXX4; COG:P), whose product is MLGCRPCPGLRICATTSPVAASSRLRLTRQARSYHPPLLFQFSPRTHHPLRPPPPPLQRRVYYTALSPASRVAFSDRSLHPNSSFSTTDNYFSTTRPTTSSSPPQSPLKMGQQHRTHAGHSHGHHHHHHDNIYLTSQNKSDAGVRITRIGLYSNLGMAIAKGLGGYAFNSQSMVADAWHSLTDLASDVLTLATVSWSLRPPTANFPMGFGKVESLGSLGVSSMLLFGGIFMCMSSCETLYAHIMLDPAAAAEALSHGHGHHHHGHGHGHSHGGGAPSLHAAWLAAGTVAVKEWLYHATMKVARERKSSVLASNAVHHRVDSLTGIVTLLAILGANFLSNAAWLDPVGGLLISLLVIKAGLSNTLSALYELADRSIDEEVRSSIKSQVSKSIGELGESGNVELTDVSGVKSGQNYLVDLELGVPGDWTVEQVRQVEEKVRERVGGKVRGVRRVRVRFVPTGLEGGRGLGEEFIAGEVSARSSPEPEEEGNGHDHGHEHKKEL